From the genome of Bacteroides sp. MSB163, one region includes:
- a CDS encoding NUDIX hydrolase, with translation MNSDNNQEMFPIVDEQGNITGAATRGECHSGSRLLHPVIHLHVFNSKGELYMQKRPEWKDIQPGKWDTSVGGHVDLGESVEMALKREVREELGITDFTPETITSYVFESAREKELVFVHKTVYDGEIQPSDELDGGRFWTIEEIKENMGKGVFTPNFEGEIEKVIEPL, from the coding sequence ATGAACAGCGATAACAACCAAGAAATGTTTCCTATTGTCGACGAACAAGGAAATATCACAGGTGCCGCTACACGTGGCGAATGCCACAGTGGTAGCAGACTCTTGCATCCGGTCATTCACCTTCACGTTTTTAATTCCAAAGGCGAACTGTATATGCAGAAACGTCCCGAATGGAAAGATATTCAGCCGGGAAAGTGGGATACTTCCGTAGGAGGACATGTAGACCTGGGCGAAAGTGTAGAAATGGCATTGAAGCGCGAAGTACGGGAAGAGTTAGGCATCACCGACTTTACTCCCGAAACCATTACAAGTTACGTTTTTGAATCCGCACGCGAGAAAGAGCTTGTCTTTGTACACAAAACGGTTTACGACGGCGAGATACAACCAAGCGATGAATTGGACGGTGGTCGTTTCTGGACCATAGAGGAGATTAAAGAGAATATGGGGAAAGGTGTGTTTACACCGAACTTTGAGGGGGAGATAGAGAAAGTAATCGAACCACTTTAA